One window from the genome of Crassostrea angulata isolate pt1a10 chromosome 2, ASM2561291v2, whole genome shotgun sequence encodes:
- the LOC128173391 gene encoding G-protein coupled receptor daf-37-like: MENISNNSGLRPMLNPPPQWGFWISFYITPAIVTLGLIGNMLCFIVMKRKSLRQRSYSHFLCALAVFDSLTLVGRQVDLVNMYLDKYTEIGNMFSTFSDFGCKIYFFSLNICYLMSAWLIVCMSLERLQAVCFPFKKTPLKTQSGAVSIISCLFLILSLSQFFRFSFFGRSGSRCGAYVEHREIYLNLHIYGYMFTLMFGFPFFVVLIGNFSVLLKIRRIQKDIYERSNGGKSNMCQSRAVFRKRSFKTTATLLTISFTYIVTMLPLLIISIILYAVVDMNTIEGIYLYFRLKPYSEVISTFSYINYSINFCIYVLSGKLFRKELNRMFTHSRSSSQTTGMVIKASRQELNRIKDAIKVEQSEERFL, translated from the exons ATGGAAAACATTTCGAACAACTCTG GGCTCCGTCCTATGCTGAACCCACCGCCCCAGTGGGGGTTTTGGATATCTTTCTACATTACTCCCGCCATTGTTACACTGGGACTTATCGGAAACATGTTGTGCTTTATCGTGATGAAACGGAAGTCGCTACGACAGCGCTCCTACAGCCACTTCCTGTGCGCACTGGCCGTCTTCGACTCTCTGACCCTTGTTGGTCGACAAGTCGACCTTGTCAACATGTATTTGGACAAGTACACGGAAATCGGAAATATGTTTTCCACATTCTCCGACTTTGGCTGCAAAATATACTTCTTCTCTTTGAACATTTGTTACCTCATGTCAGCTTGGTTGATTGTCTGCATGTCCTTAGAAAGACTGCAAGCCGTCTGTTTTCCCTTTAAAAAGACTCCTCTGAAGACGCAGTCGGGTGCGGTGTCCATTATATCCTGCCTCTTTCTGATCCTTTCCCTATCGCAATTTTTTCGCTTTTCCTTCTTCGGCAGGAGCGGATCAAGATGTGGCGCGTATGTGGAACACCGAGAAATCTACTTGAATTTGCACATATACGGATACATGTTTACGCTGATGTTTGGCTTTCCTTTCTTTGTAGTCCTTATTGGAAATTTCTCAGTTCTGCTAAAAATTCGACGAATCCAGAAAGATATATACGAAAGAAGCAATGGAGGAAAATCAAACATGTGTCAGTCGCGAGCTGTCTTTCGAAAGCGTTCCTTCAAAACAACAGCAACACTGCTAACAATATCATTTACATACATTGTAACAATGCTTCCCTTGCTTATAATATCTATTATTTTGTATGCTGTTGTAGACATGAACACAATAGAAGGTATCTATTTGTACTTTCGTCTGAAACCCTACTCCGAAGTCATTTCCACTTTTTCCTATATAAACTACAGCATCAATTTCTGCATATATGTGTTGTCAGGAAAGTTATTTAGAAAGGAATTGAACAGGATGTTCACGCATTCAAGATCTAGCAGCCAAACGACAGGAATGGTGATCAAAGCTTCAAGACAAGAGTTAAACCGAATAAAAGATGCAATTAAAGTTGAACAAAGTGAGGAGAGGTTTCTGTGA
- the LOC128173998 gene encoding uncharacterized protein LOC128173998, whose product MNPSLLHDPGARCLGPISQQETPPISSSLQDQDNKENVNPNHPIQQGGGDPSSDIKDDDADDACISEEEAIEGNLKKISLEATDKSKFDPITFLKLKEENIRRILKEELAKRRRIKFYLTLQVRFTKTRGDQVETAEPFFHGLCHIVFKEEDIETALRESIMKCVNSFLEYQREGSNWTLGKVLGVNIHIIQYDPIKGSSYLPLPSKLANKKAIINIQNSDQKCFMWSVIASLYPVAKDPQRVIQYVQYVDKLDFTDVPFPVKIGDIPKFEKKNQISINVFGFEKQEIFPLHLTKERGLRHVDLLVINKGTRNHYCLIKDFDRLLNDGQKGNQLFHCHYCLHGFTKKRLLQNHVIYRQVHGAQRTKMPTEEDKWLKFTDISKQLKVPFVVYADFESILERHYGCQPDPNKSSTIKLAKHVHSGFTYKVVGVSPETTENHVTYRGEDAVEKFMDHMVKLEEKLVSILRNPKPMNLSDQESESFLKATHCCICKDQLGNDTVRDHCHVTGKFRGAAHSSCNLNLRLRERIPVFFHNLKGYDAHHTMSVIGKYKHKRINCIPQNYEKYIAFSLGNLDFVDTFQFMSTSLEKLSINLAKE is encoded by the exons atgaa TCCAAGtttgcttcatgatcctgggGCCAGATGTTTAGGTCCAATATCTCAACAAGAAACCCCTCCTATAAGCTCTTCGTTACAGGACCAGGACAACAAAGAAAATGTTAATCCTAACCATCCAATTCAACAGGGTGGAGGAGATCCATCTAGTGACATAAAAG atGATGACGCAGATGATGCCTGCATCAGCGAGGAAGAGGCTATTGAGGGAAATTTAAAGAAGATATCGTTAGAGGCCACTGACAAAAGCAAATTTGATCCTATAACATTCCTTAAATTAAAAGAAGAGAACATACGAAGAATACTGAAAGAAGAGCTAGCCAAAAGAAGAAGAATTAAATTTTATCTAACATTACAAGTTCGATTTACTAAGACCAGAGGAGATCAAGTGGAAACTGCTGAGCCCTTTTTTCATGGACTCTGTCACATTGTTTTCAAAGAAGAAGACATTGAAACTGCCTTAAGAGAGAGTATTATGAAATGTGTAAACTCTTTTCTTGAATACCAAAGAGAGGGTAGTAACTGGACGCTGGGCAAGGTTCTGGGAGTCAACATTCATATCATCCAATATGACCCGATAAAAGGTTCAAGTTATCTCCCATTACCATCAAAACTTGCGAACAAAAAGGCAATCATCAATATTCAAAATTCTGATCAAAAATGTTTCATGTGGTCAGTGATAGCTTCCCTCTATCCAGTGGCAAAGGATCCTCAGCGCGTCATCCAGTATGTTCAGTACGTAGACAAACTTGATTTCACCGATGTTCCGTTTCCTGTCAAAATTGGAGATATTcccaaatttgaaaagaaaaatcaaatatccATTAACGTCTTTGGCTttgaaaaacaagaaatattccCTCTTCATTTAACGAAAGAAAGGGGATTACGTCACGTGGATCTTCTTGTTATCAACAAAGGAACTCGTAATCATTACTGTTTGATTAAAGATTTCGATAGACTTCTTAATGACGGTCAAAAAGGAAATCAGTTGTTTCATTGTCACTACTGTCTTCATGGATTTACTAAAAAACGTCTCCTTCAAAATCATGTGATCTATCGTCAAGTACACGGTGCTCAACGAACGAAAATGCCCACAGAGGAAGACAAATGGCTAAAGTTTACCGATATTTCCAAGCAACTCAAGGTTCCGTTCGTGGTTTATGCTGATTTTGAAAGCATTCTTGAAAGACATTATGGTTGTCAACCAGATCCTAACAAGTCGTCTACCATAAAACTAGCGAAGCACGTTCACTCCGGTTTTACGTATAAAGTTGTTGGAGTCTCACCAGAAACAACAGAGAATCACGTTACATACCGTGGCGAGGATGCTGTTGAAAAGTTTATGGATCACATGGTGAAACTCGAAGAAAAGCTTGTAAGCATATTACGTAATCCAAAACCTATGAATCTTTCTGATCAAGAGTCTGAAAGTTTCTTGAAGGCAACTCATTGTTGCATCTGCAAAGATCAACTCGGAAATGACACTGTACGAGATCACTGCCACGTTACTGGAAAATTTCGAGGTGCTGCTCATAGTTCCTGCAATTTAAATCTTAGATTAAGAGAGAGAATACCTGTGTTCTTCCACAATCTCAAAGGTTATGATGCTCACCACACCATGAGTGTTATCGGCAAATATAAACACAAAAGGATTAATTGTATTCCTCAAAACTATGAAAAGTATATAGCTTTTTCGTTAGGTAATTTGGATTTTGTAGACACTTTTCAGTTTATGTCCACATCACTTGAAAAACTCTCCATCAATCTTGCAAAAGAATGA
- the LOC128173999 gene encoding uncharacterized protein LOC128173999 encodes MTMFSQQQQQQQQLSLSPQQQQQQGMSTQRQQNDFFFQHPFTANVSGPTCSGKTYFVKKLLQNCKTKIVPAPERILWLYKRWQPLYNIIKSTVYPPVKFIQGIPIDLEQDSFINPRTRNLVILDDLMSTASKDSRVNELFTEGSHHRNLSVMAINQNLYYNKDPTQRRNCHYLVMFNNPVDKQQVMTLARQMYPENSQHLMRYFKEATSKPYGYLLIDLKPTTPEHLRLRTDALDPIKFGSEENNTYSLENPPSDQEDQSEIYHSNSKSHPEQLQILDSEYTDSKMPSCDDCSLVFENMHDLQRHVKRWCPENPALKRHNNDIEMEENQETANWIPFEQEETEEDDEDDHEHEVFNVLMDKARESNEKEWNQKYDKYIKEGLNRREAEEKTDKKMKSKDIQTFVSNYAALIQYILQLRHGSLHATIMDDVAEFQSKGYSEHKSIMMALHKNRHLIDGIWEEDDDSAMESEEYDDSETEESQGDDTDEED; translated from the coding sequence aTGACTATGTTttcacaacaacaacaacaacagcaacagcTGTCTTTGTCGccgcaacaacaacaacaacagggCATGTCGACACAACGTCaacaaaatgactttttcttTCAACATCCATTTACAGCTAATGTCTCAGGACCAACCTGCTCGggaaaaacttattttgtaaaaaagttgCTGCAAAATTGTAAGACTAAGATTGTCCCGGCTCCAGAAAGAATTTTGTGGCTTTACAAGCGTTGGCAACCTCTATATAATATCATCAAATCTACAGTTTATCCCCCTGTCAAGTTTATACAGGGTATTCCAATAGATCTAGAGCAAGATTCGTTTATCAACCCTAGAACAAGAAATCTTGTGATTTTAGACGATCTGATGTCGACAGCATCAAAAGACTCTAGAGTAAACGAATTATTTACAGAAGGTAGCCATCACAGAAACCTGTCAGTCATGGCCATTAACCAAAATTTGTACTATAACAAAGATCCTACTCAGAGACGAAATTGCCACTATTTGGTGATGTTTAATAACCCCGTAGACAAGCAGCAAGTGATGACATTGGCTCGTCAAATGTATCCAGAAAACTCTCAACATCTGATGAGATATTTTAAAGAGGCCACCTCAAAACCATACGGTTATCTATTGATTGATTTAAAACCGACAACTCCTGAACATCTGCGCCTGCGCACTGACGCCTTGGATCCTATAAAATTCGGTTCTGAAGAAAATAATACTTATTCTTTAGAAAACCCACCAAGCGATCAAGAAGATCAATCAGAAATCTATCATTCGAATTCCAAGTCTCACCCAGAGCAGTTGCAAATTTTGGACTCTGAATATACTGATTCAAAAATGCCGTCTTGTGATGATTGCAGTCTTGTCTTTGAAAATATGCACGATCTTCAAAGACATGTTAAAAGATGGTGTCCCGAAAATCCCGCATTAAAACGGCATAATAACGATATAGAAATGGAGGAAAACCAAGAAACTGCAAATTGGATCCCATTTGAACAGGAGGAAACGGAGGAAGATGATGAAGATGACCATGAACATGAAGTTTTTAATGTTCTTATGGATAAAGCAAGAGAGAGCAATGAAAAAGAATGGAATCAAAAATATGATAAGTACATAAAAGAAGGATTAAACCGAAGAGAAGCTGAAGAGAAGACAGATAAAAAGATGAAATCAAAGGACATACAAACGTTTGTATCAAATTACGCTGCACTCATCCAATATATTCTTCAGCTAAGACATGGATCCCTTCATGCCACTATAATGGATGATGTAGCAGAATTTCAGTCAAAGGGCTACAGTGAACACAAGTCTATTATGATGGCCCTGCATAAGAACCGACATCTCATTGACGGAATCTGGGAAGAAGATGATGATAGTGCGATGGAATCCGAAGAATACGATGATAGCGAAACAGAAGAGTCCCAAGGCGATGATACAGATGAAGAGGActga
- the LOC128173392 gene encoding versican core protein-like — translation MWMFRTLRALWLLINLIVQCSSNLHPGFSRLEHGHRLDGSVINSFPEFSFLDCVTECLVTPRCVSVNYCKGANFCELNYEKKETANIKFPESPGWVYSEKDHWPKELAGVCSNSNCSLHEKCAHKKYTKETHFKCVISDCGIPDRTGNLDFSQTKREDAIGIHRRIHASCSEGYYRIGSGRLTCQSNGEWKYDILCEDEDGWKKYGQRIYRLATERKAWNSAKIYCESKGAYLVEIDSLDENTWVIENIIVPNLPDDCSIWGCTVWIGGNDRENEGHFVWSRDGNPTTFTNWDSGNPDNYNGNEDCIEMRHDGIWNDRRCDHRTLFVCEKDIN, via the exons ATGTGGATGTTTCGAACTTTAAGAGCTCTATGGCTCCTGATCAATCTCATTGTCCAGTGTTCCAGTAATCTACATCCGGGCTTTTCTCGACTTGAACATGGACACCGACTGGACGGAAGCGTGAtcaattccttcccagaattcagTTTTCTGGACTGTGTAACAGAGTGTTTAGTTACTCCACGTTGCGTATCAGTTAATTATTGCAAAGGAGCAAATTTTTGTGAACTGAATTATGAAAAGAAAGAGACGGCAAATATTAAGTTTCCGGAGAGTCCTGGGTGGGTTTACAGCGAAAAAGATCACTGGCCAAAG GAACTAGCAGGTGTATGTTCTAACTCAAACTGCAGCCTCCACGAAAAATGTGCacacaaaaaatacacaaaGGAGACACACTTTAAATGTGTTATTTCAG ACTGTGGGATACCAGATAGAACAGGCAACCTTGATTTTTCTCAAACAAAACGTGAGGACGCCATTGGTATACACAGGAGGATACACGCCTCGTGTTCTGAAGGGTACTACCGAATTGGTTCAGGACGACTGACCTGTCAATCAAACGGAGAGTGGAAATACGATATCCTGTGTGAAGATGAAGACG gTTGGAAAAAATACGGACAACGCATTTATCGTCTGGCTACTGAAAGAAAAGCATGGAATAGTGCTAAA ATATATTGTGAATCTAAAGGCGCTTATCTAGTAGAGATTGACTCCTTGGATGAAAATACTTGGGTCATTGAAAACATTATTGTTCCGAACCTGCCCG ATGACTGCAGTATTTGGGGTTGTACAGTATGGATTGGTGGAAACGATCGAGAGAATGAGGGACATTTTGTTTGGAGCAGGGATGGAAATCCAACAACTTTCACAAATTGGGACAGCGGAAATCCTGATAACTATAATGGGAACGAGGACTGCATAGAAATGAGACATGATGGGATTTGGAATGATAGGCGGTGTGATCATCGGACGCTTTTTGTTTGTGAAAAAGATATCAATTAG